DNA sequence from the Sulfurimonas sediminis genome:
GGTTTTGGAAAAAGAGGCAGAAGCGGCAAAAAAATGTGCGATAGACCCTGCTGATGTCGAGAAGCAGATAAAGATTTTAGAAGCAAAAAGAGCAGAGCTTCGTAAAAAATTTGAAGAAGAAGATGCCGAGTTTGGACATATTCTCAGTAGATTATCATTGATTAAAGCAAATGCAAGCAAATGCAAAACAAAATAAAATGCAAAATATCTTAGAAGCTATTCTTTTTGGTTTTAGTGAAATACTGAACTATAAAATAATGAAGCGTGCCCTGGCAATCGGTGCTGTTGTGACAATAATTTGGTCAATTATCGCTTATTTTATATGGGGTGATTTGGTCTCTTTTGCTGCATCTTTTATAGACTTGGTACCTTTTTCCATGTTGCGTTCAAACGGTGCATGGATTCTTTCATCATTTTTATGGTTTTCACTTGTTTTGGTAACTTTTGCTTTGATACTGGCTTTTTTTGGCAATATGATTTTAGAAAAAGTTTCAAAAGAAAAATATAGTTCGTTTTCTCTGCTCGTAGTATTTGCAAGTGCTGCTTTTTGGTCGCTTGTCTGGTTTTTTAAAGGTTCTTATATATATGCACAGTTTTTAAAACTGCTCAATTGGCTGCCGTTTGAAACAGTAGAAGCAAGTCTGGCATATCTGATGGGGCTTTATTTTGTTTATACTGCCATTATTGTGACTATGCTGTTGGTGACAAGTTTCTTTAGTGAGTCACTGCTCGAAGAGATTAGGGATAAAAACTTTCCTTATGAACCGTTTTTGGAAGAAGATGAGGTCAAAGTCAGTGAGAACAGATTGCTTGATATCTTGATTTATATCGTCATTTCTATTGTTTCATTTCCTTTGCTTTTTATTCCTGTTGTAAATTTTGTGATTCAAATGGGTTTATGGATTTGGCTTATAAAAGATACTTTTGTAAATGACAGTGCGGCATTGGTAATACCAAAAGAAAAAAGAGCAAAACTTTCTGAATATAAAAGTGGATTTTTGGTTATCAGTGCAGTCACATCACTTTTTAACTTTTTGCCTGTTTTTAATATTTTCGGACCGTTTTTTGGTGAGATAGCAATGTTTTACTATTTGAAAGAAATTCAAAAGGAACTCTAGATGAAAATTGCATTTTTTGAGGTGAAGCCTGAAGAGCAGGAGTTTTTTGCAAA
Encoded proteins:
- a CDS encoding EI24 domain-containing protein codes for the protein MQNILEAILFGFSEILNYKIMKRALAIGAVVTIIWSIIAYFIWGDLVSFAASFIDLVPFSMLRSNGAWILSSFLWFSLVLVTFALILAFFGNMILEKVSKEKYSSFSLLVVFASAAFWSLVWFFKGSYIYAQFLKLLNWLPFETVEASLAYLMGLYFVYTAIIVTMLLVTSFFSESLLEEIRDKNFPYEPFLEEDEVKVSENRLLDILIYIVISIVSFPLLFIPVVNFVIQMGLWIWLIKDTFVNDSAALVIPKEKRAKLSEYKSGFLVISAVTSLFNFLPVFNIFGPFFGEIAMFYYLKEIQKEL